The Microbulbifer hydrolyticus genome has a segment encoding these proteins:
- a CDS encoding F0F1 ATP synthase subunit delta, whose translation MAELSTLARPYAKAAFAHAKQSSDLSGWSVALATAAAVSQNEKVGELLDNPQLTSEVRAEKFLSVCGDDFDAPKQNFIKLLAENHRLPLLPEISELFEELKAEAEATLEVEVISARPLSDEQSQRLTQALSKKFSREVHLHSAVDEDMLGGAIIRAGDTVIDGTVRGRLAKLAEAMNS comes from the coding sequence ATGGCGGAACTCAGCACCCTGGCCCGGCCTTACGCGAAAGCGGCATTTGCCCACGCAAAGCAAAGCTCCGACCTATCCGGTTGGAGCGTTGCGTTGGCAACCGCAGCGGCGGTCAGTCAGAACGAAAAAGTTGGCGAGCTGCTGGATAACCCGCAGTTGACCAGTGAAGTGCGCGCGGAAAAATTCCTGTCTGTGTGTGGCGATGACTTTGATGCGCCAAAACAGAACTTCATCAAGCTGCTGGCGGAAAACCACCGCCTGCCGCTGCTGCCGGAAATTTCCGAACTGTTCGAAGAACTGAAGGCCGAAGCAGAAGCCACTCTGGAAGTGGAAGTCATTTCTGCCCGCCCGCTCAGCGACGAACAGTCCCAGCGCCTCACCCAGGCTCTCAGCAAGAAGTTTTCCCGCGAGGTGCACCTGCACAGCGCAGTGGATGAAGACATGCTGGGCGGCGCGATCATTCGCGCTGGCGACACGGTTATCGATGGTACCGTGCGCGGTCGACTGGCCAAACTCGCCGAGGCGATGAACTCCTAA
- the atpA gene encoding F0F1 ATP synthase subunit alpha yields MQQLNPSEISEIIKSRIDNLDVSTEAQNEGTIVSVSDGIIRIHGLADVMYGEMIEFEGGVYGMALNLERDSVGAIVLGDYKSLAEGQKCRCTGRILEAPVGPELLGRVVDALGNPIDGKGPLNNKLTDAVEKVAPGVIARQSVDQPVQTGLKAVDTMIPIGRGQRELIIGDRQIGKTAVAIDAIINQKGTGIKCIYVAVGQKQSSIANVVRKLEEHGAMDHTIVVAAGAADPAAMQFLAPYVGCTMGEYFRDRGEDALIIYDDLTKQAWAYRQISLLLKRPPGREAYPGDVFYLHSRLLERAARVNADYVEKFTNGEVKGKTGSLTALPIIETQAGDVSAFVPTNVISITDGQIFLETDLFNSGVRPAINPGISVSRVGGSAQTKIIKKLSGGIRTALAQYRELAAFSQFASDLDEATKAQLDHGERVTELMKQKQYSPLSIADMAVSVYAADKGYLNDVEVNKVLDFESALLAYMNSEHAELMQQVNSTGNYNDEIDSAFKAAIEKFVATGSW; encoded by the coding sequence ATGCAGCAACTGAATCCCTCTGAGATCAGTGAAATTATCAAGAGCCGCATCGACAATCTCGATGTGAGCACCGAAGCCCAGAATGAGGGCACCATTGTTTCCGTATCCGACGGTATCATCCGCATCCACGGCCTGGCCGACGTGATGTACGGTGAAATGATCGAGTTCGAGGGCGGCGTCTACGGTATGGCGCTGAACCTGGAACGTGATTCCGTTGGTGCCATCGTTCTGGGTGACTACAAGTCCCTGGCGGAAGGCCAGAAGTGCCGTTGTACCGGCCGCATCCTGGAGGCCCCGGTTGGTCCGGAGCTGCTGGGTCGCGTGGTCGACGCACTGGGCAACCCGATCGACGGTAAAGGTCCGCTGAACAACAAGCTGACCGACGCGGTTGAGAAAGTAGCCCCCGGCGTAATCGCCCGTCAGTCCGTTGATCAGCCGGTACAGACCGGTCTGAAAGCGGTAGACACCATGATCCCGATCGGCCGTGGCCAGCGTGAGCTGATCATCGGCGACCGTCAGATCGGTAAGACGGCGGTTGCGATCGACGCGATCATCAACCAGAAAGGCACCGGCATTAAGTGTATCTACGTTGCCGTAGGCCAGAAGCAGTCTTCTATCGCCAACGTTGTACGCAAGCTGGAAGAGCACGGCGCAATGGACCACACCATCGTGGTTGCCGCCGGCGCCGCCGATCCGGCTGCGATGCAGTTTCTGGCACCGTACGTAGGCTGCACCATGGGTGAGTACTTCCGCGACCGCGGTGAAGACGCCCTGATTATTTACGATGACCTGACCAAGCAGGCCTGGGCCTACCGTCAGATCTCCCTGCTGCTGAAGCGTCCTCCGGGCCGTGAAGCCTACCCCGGTGATGTTTTCTACCTGCACTCCCGTCTGCTGGAGCGTGCCGCACGTGTAAACGCCGATTACGTAGAAAAATTCACCAACGGTGAAGTGAAAGGCAAGACCGGCTCCCTGACCGCGCTGCCGATCATCGAAACCCAGGCGGGTGACGTTTCTGCATTCGTACCGACCAACGTAATCTCCATTACCGATGGTCAGATCTTCCTGGAAACCGACCTGTTCAACTCCGGTGTACGCCCGGCGATCAACCCGGGTATCTCCGTATCCCGTGTTGGTGGTTCTGCCCAGACCAAGATCATCAAGAAGCTGTCCGGTGGTATCCGTACCGCACTGGCCCAGTACCGCGAGCTCGCGGCCTTCTCCCAGTTCGCCTCCGATCTGGACGAAGCCACAAAAGCCCAGCTGGACCACGGTGAGCGCGTAACCGAGCTGATGAAGCAGAAGCAGTATTCCCCGCTGTCTATCGCGGACATGGCTGTTTCCGTTTACGCCGCGGACAAGGGTTACCTGAACGACGTAGAAGTTAACAAAGTGCTGGACTTCGAATCCGCCCTGCTCGCTTACATGAATAGCGAACACGCAGAGCTGATGCAGCAAGTAAACAGCACCGGTAATTACAACGACGAAATCGACAGCGCCTTCAAGGCCGCCATCGAGAAGTTCGTCGCTACCGGTAGCTGGTAA
- the atpG gene encoding F0F1 ATP synthase subunit gamma, whose amino-acid sequence MAGGKEVRTKIASIKSTQKITSAMEMVAASKMRKAQDRMALGRPYASRIRAVIGHVANANAEYQHTYMQEREVKRVGYILVSTDRGLCGGLNINVFKTAIRDMHTWDKQGVGVDICAVGNKAASFFNNIGGNVVAAVRDLGDQPQAKQLIGSVKVMLDRFADGDIDRLFLVSNEFVNTMTQKPHIEQLLPLKKDEDEQLQHEWDYLYEPEPVELLDGLLTRYIESQVYQAVVENKACEQAARMIAMKSATDNAGELIDALQLVYNKARQAAITQELSEICGGAAAV is encoded by the coding sequence ATGGCAGGCGGAAAAGAAGTACGCACAAAAATTGCCAGCATCAAGAGCACGCAGAAAATCACCTCGGCCATGGAAATGGTCGCGGCGAGCAAGATGCGCAAGGCTCAGGATCGCATGGCACTGGGGCGCCCTTACGCAAGCCGCATTCGCGCAGTGATTGGCCACGTCGCCAACGCCAACGCGGAATACCAGCACACCTACATGCAGGAACGCGAAGTCAAGCGTGTGGGTTACATCCTGGTATCCACCGATCGCGGTCTCTGTGGTGGCTTGAACATCAACGTGTTCAAGACAGCCATCCGCGACATGCACACCTGGGACAAGCAGGGTGTGGGCGTGGATATCTGCGCAGTTGGTAACAAGGCGGCCAGCTTTTTCAACAATATCGGCGGTAACGTCGTGGCAGCGGTGCGCGACCTGGGCGACCAGCCCCAGGCCAAGCAGCTGATCGGCTCCGTCAAGGTAATGCTTGATCGTTTCGCCGATGGCGACATTGACCGTCTTTTCCTGGTGTCCAACGAATTCGTCAACACCATGACCCAGAAGCCGCACATTGAGCAGCTGCTTCCGTTGAAGAAAGATGAAGACGAGCAACTGCAGCACGAATGGGACTATCTGTACGAGCCAGAGCCGGTCGAGCTTCTCGACGGTCTGCTGACTCGTTACATCGAATCCCAGGTGTATCAGGCGGTAGTTGAAAACAAGGCCTGTGAACAGGCTGCACGTATGATTGCGATGAAGAGCGCCACCGATAACGCCGGTGAGCTGATCGACGCACTGCAGCTGGTTTACAACAAGGCGCGCCAGGCAGCGATTACCCAAGAGCTGTCTGAGATTTGTGGCGGCGCCGCGGCGGTCTGA
- the atpD gene encoding F0F1 ATP synthase subunit beta, with product MSNGQIVQVIGAVIDVEFPRDAVPNVYDALVVEDKNLTMEVQQQLGDGIVRAIAMGSSEGISRGLPVKNTGAPVSVPVGTETLGRIMDVLGNPIDECGPIGEKERASIHRAAPTYEEQANSTDLLETGIKVIDLVCPFAKGGKVGLFGGAGVGKTVNMMELINNIATEHSGLSVFAGVGERTREGNDFYHEMQEAGVVNVEEFAKSKVAMVYGQMNEPPGNRLRVALTGLTMAEKFRDEGRDVLLFVDNIYRYTLAGTEVSALLGRMPSAVGYQPTLAEEMGVLQERITSTKTGSITSIQAVYVPADDLTDPSPATTFAHLDSTVVLSRDIASKGIYPAVDPLDSTSRQLDPLVIGQEHYDTARGVQSVLQRYKELKDIIAILGMDELSEEDKQIVARARKIERFLSQPFHVAEVFTGAPGKYVSLKETIRGFQGILNGDYDNMPEQAFYMVGTIDEAVEKANKK from the coding sequence ATGAGTAACGGGCAAATTGTGCAAGTTATCGGCGCGGTCATCGACGTGGAATTCCCGCGCGACGCCGTACCGAATGTATACGATGCACTCGTGGTTGAGGACAAGAACCTCACCATGGAAGTGCAGCAGCAGTTGGGCGACGGCATCGTGCGTGCCATCGCCATGGGTTCTTCCGAGGGTATCTCCCGCGGTCTGCCGGTAAAGAACACCGGCGCACCGGTTTCTGTACCGGTTGGTACCGAGACCCTGGGTCGCATCATGGACGTCCTGGGCAACCCCATCGACGAGTGCGGCCCTATCGGTGAGAAAGAGCGCGCCTCTATTCACCGCGCGGCGCCGACCTATGAAGAGCAGGCAAACTCCACTGACCTGCTGGAAACTGGCATCAAGGTAATCGACCTGGTCTGCCCGTTTGCGAAAGGCGGTAAAGTTGGTCTGTTCGGTGGTGCCGGTGTTGGTAAAACCGTAAACATGATGGAGCTCATCAACAACATCGCCACCGAGCACAGCGGTCTGTCCGTGTTCGCGGGTGTGGGTGAGCGTACTCGTGAAGGTAACGACTTCTACCACGAGATGCAGGAAGCCGGCGTTGTTAACGTCGAAGAGTTTGCCAAGTCCAAGGTAGCGATGGTTTACGGCCAGATGAATGAGCCGCCCGGCAACCGTCTGCGTGTCGCCCTGACCGGACTGACCATGGCTGAGAAATTCCGTGACGAAGGTCGTGACGTACTGTTGTTCGTGGACAACATCTACCGTTACACCCTGGCCGGTACCGAAGTATCCGCACTGCTCGGCCGTATGCCGTCTGCGGTAGGTTACCAGCCGACCCTGGCGGAAGAGATGGGTGTACTGCAGGAGCGTATTACCTCCACCAAGACCGGTTCCATCACTTCCATCCAGGCGGTATACGTACCGGCGGATGACTTGACCGACCCGTCTCCGGCGACCACCTTCGCGCACCTGGACTCCACCGTAGTACTGAGCCGTGATATCGCGTCCAAGGGTATTTACCCGGCGGTTGACCCGCTGGATTCCACCTCCCGTCAGCTGGATCCTCTGGTGATCGGTCAGGAGCACTACGACACTGCCCGCGGTGTGCAGTCTGTGCTGCAGCGCTATAAAGAGCTGAAGGACATCATCGCGATTCTCGGTATGGACGAGCTGTCTGAAGAAGACAAGCAGATCGTAGCCCGCGCACGTAAGATTGAGCGCTTCCTGTCTCAGCCTTTCCACGTAGCGGAAGTATTTACCGGTGCACCGGGCAAATACGTGTCCCTGAAGGAAACCATCCGTGGTTTCCAGGGCATCCTGAACGGCGACTACGACAACATGCCGGAGCAGGCCTTCTACATGGTCGGCACCATCGACGAAGCCGTCGAGAAAGCCAACAAGAAGTAA
- a CDS encoding F0F1 ATP synthase subunit epsilon — translation MAMTVHCDIVSAEESLFSGLVKMVVVSGVEGEIGISYGHAQLLTALKPGPVRIIKDSGDEEVLFLSGGYAEIQPNMVTILADLAEREIDEEAAKKAREEAEHALRSAPADIDYARISAQLAEAEARLRTMQAIRRAAGK, via the coding sequence ATGGCTATGACAGTACATTGCGACATTGTTAGCGCAGAGGAATCCCTCTTCTCCGGTCTGGTGAAGATGGTGGTTGTCAGCGGCGTGGAGGGAGAAATCGGTATCTCCTACGGTCACGCACAGCTGCTCACCGCCCTCAAGCCCGGCCCGGTACGCATCATCAAAGACAGTGGTGATGAAGAGGTGCTGTTCCTTAGCGGTGGCTATGCCGAAATCCAGCCGAACATGGTCACCATCCTCGCCGATCTCGCCGAGCGCGAAATCGACGAAGAGGCCGCTAAAAAGGCGCGCGAAGAGGCGGAACACGCCCTGCGCAGCGCTCCGGCTGATATCGACTACGCCCGTATCTCCGCACAACTCGCCGAAGCCGAAGCCCGTCTGCGCACCATGCAGGCGATCCGCAGGGCCGCAGGCAAGTAA
- a CDS encoding patatin-like phospholipase family protein has translation MKPTSESRIGLALGSGAAKGFAHIGVLRVLGEMGIRPHVIAGTSMGAFVGAAYAAGELDRLEAWARKLDNWKVFSLLDINWTLGGGVIGGTKPFRAFFEELELENIEELPLPFTAVATDLHSGQEIWLQKGNLQNAVSASCSIPGLLSPKSLSGRWLVDGAVVNPVPVDVCRAMGATTVIAIDVTEDSAPRLDREQGEVRSVISETSSAADEPILEAESEEITLADSGHYRQNEVETHGVATGFSRLVEQGREHINHLRHRREARATPPGMFDTMRQAMEILERRHKRVRMMGSPPDVLILPKVGAIGGNEYARAAEAIELGEKEARRLRTWIEDMVARG, from the coding sequence ATGAAACCCACGAGCGAATCACGTATCGGCCTGGCGCTGGGCAGCGGAGCAGCCAAGGGCTTCGCCCACATTGGCGTGCTCAGGGTTCTCGGTGAAATGGGGATCCGTCCACATGTGATCGCCGGTACTTCGATGGGCGCATTTGTCGGAGCAGCGTATGCGGCTGGAGAGCTCGATAGACTCGAGGCATGGGCACGGAAACTGGACAACTGGAAAGTATTCTCGCTGCTCGACATAAACTGGACGCTTGGCGGTGGCGTGATTGGTGGCACGAAACCCTTTCGCGCATTCTTTGAAGAACTGGAATTGGAAAATATCGAAGAGCTTCCCCTCCCCTTTACCGCGGTCGCTACGGACCTGCATAGCGGTCAGGAAATCTGGTTGCAGAAGGGTAACCTGCAAAACGCCGTCAGCGCCTCTTGTTCGATTCCCGGTTTGCTGTCACCGAAATCCCTGTCTGGGCGCTGGCTCGTCGATGGCGCAGTGGTAAACCCGGTGCCCGTGGATGTCTGCCGGGCGATGGGGGCGACCACCGTAATAGCCATCGATGTGACCGAAGATAGCGCCCCGCGCCTTGATCGCGAGCAAGGGGAAGTACGCAGCGTAATCAGCGAAACGTCTTCAGCGGCAGACGAGCCGATCCTGGAGGCGGAGTCGGAAGAAATAACACTCGCGGACTCCGGGCACTATCGGCAAAACGAGGTGGAGACCCACGGTGTTGCCACCGGATTCTCACGATTGGTTGAACAGGGGCGCGAGCACATCAATCACCTGCGCCATCGGCGCGAAGCAAGGGCTACGCCCCCCGGCATGTTTGACACCATGCGCCAGGCCATGGAGATCCTCGAGCGCCGCCACAAGCGAGTCCGCATGATGGGATCTCCCCCGGACGTACTGATCTTGCCGAAAGTCGGTGCTATCGGTGGTAATGAATATGCGCGCGCCGCAGAGGCGATCGAGCTCGGGGAAAAAGAGGCCCGGCGCTTGCGCACCTGGATCGAAGATATGGTTGCACGCGGATAA
- a CDS encoding tetratricopeptide repeat protein translates to MTLSRRWRILFKGLLGMFSLATTCASAADWYEYQSENFTVYSDVPERRVSQLMRDLERFRRTAFSFTGLEQSPENKKLRVFHFRDSRELEGFTGDQKIAGLYRETWEGPIIFSRDSDHGISGSGLIFHEYVHHLMRERSGMTYPRWYAEGFAELLASAELRKKHVLVGGLPEWRLSAWAEDEPLTIAQLLSPPPLAPQNGADNSRYWNNYYASAWLLTHYLQLGYNAGHPDYRAATTSYLQAVAAGENVFEIFEEHFGRSTREMETEIRAYMRDDIHRYKLVIPEYTYSIPRRELNKNEQLFLLADEAVDFGKPDLAMEYLKQSEQHGLGWQENLTAMAVIEAGNKKYKLAEKVAEEVGEYGQISHLTAANLARYYLLRLQALTVTREWSDDYYEAAIKYGKIAVQMGPDYLPGYRSLWSAYQLKGKSDEALQVMLSTYQQEPNHLNLNATIGFYLAHLGKNALAREYLERVAAWSHSEELRSRAESLLEQQD, encoded by the coding sequence ATGACTCTATCTCGGCGCTGGCGCATTCTGTTCAAGGGCTTGCTGGGTATGTTTTCCCTGGCAACTACCTGTGCCAGTGCCGCCGACTGGTATGAATACCAGTCGGAAAATTTTACCGTGTATTCCGATGTACCAGAGCGCCGGGTAAGCCAGCTGATGCGTGATCTTGAGCGCTTCCGTCGGACCGCATTCTCGTTCACAGGGCTGGAACAATCTCCCGAAAACAAAAAACTGCGAGTTTTTCATTTCCGTGACTCCCGCGAACTTGAAGGTTTTACGGGCGACCAAAAAATTGCGGGACTGTACCGGGAAACCTGGGAAGGCCCGATCATATTCTCACGGGATAGTGACCATGGGATCTCCGGTTCCGGACTGATCTTTCACGAATACGTGCATCATCTGATGCGCGAGCGCAGCGGCATGACCTATCCGCGCTGGTACGCCGAGGGTTTTGCCGAGCTACTGGCCAGTGCGGAACTGCGCAAAAAGCACGTGCTGGTCGGCGGCCTGCCGGAGTGGCGACTGAGCGCGTGGGCAGAGGATGAGCCTCTTACCATTGCACAGTTACTCTCCCCTCCCCCGCTCGCGCCACAAAATGGAGCAGACAACAGCCGCTACTGGAACAACTACTACGCCAGCGCCTGGCTACTCACCCATTACCTGCAGCTGGGCTACAACGCCGGCCACCCGGACTATCGCGCGGCGACTACAAGCTATTTGCAGGCGGTGGCCGCCGGAGAAAACGTATTTGAAATTTTCGAGGAGCACTTCGGCAGGTCGACCAGAGAAATGGAAACGGAGATTCGCGCGTACATGCGCGACGATATCCACCGTTACAAGCTGGTTATTCCCGAATACACCTACTCGATTCCCCGCCGCGAGCTGAACAAAAATGAACAGCTTTTCTTGCTCGCGGACGAAGCGGTGGACTTCGGTAAACCGGACTTGGCCATGGAATACCTGAAACAGAGCGAACAGCATGGACTCGGGTGGCAGGAGAACCTGACCGCCATGGCGGTGATCGAAGCGGGCAATAAAAAATACAAGCTGGCTGAAAAGGTAGCGGAGGAGGTCGGTGAGTACGGTCAGATCAGCCACCTCACCGCCGCCAACCTCGCCCGGTATTACTTACTGAGACTGCAGGCGCTCACCGTGACCCGGGAATGGAGTGATGACTACTACGAGGCCGCCATAAAGTACGGGAAAATTGCCGTGCAGATGGGGCCGGACTACCTACCGGGTTACCGCAGCCTGTGGAGCGCCTACCAGCTAAAGGGCAAAAGTGACGAAGCATTGCAGGTCATGCTGAGCACCTACCAACAGGAACCCAATCACCTGAATCTGAACGCCACCATCGGTTTCTATCTCGCACACCTGGGTAAAAATGCGCTGGCCCGGGAATATCTGGAGCGGGTGGCTGCGTGGAGTCACTCAGAAGAACTTCGCTCCCGTGCCGAAAGCCTGCTGGAACAGCAGGACTGA
- a CDS encoding amidohydrolase family protein, protein MMIKTKVSKLARLIGSAGFALTLPFAAQAEDAKEADKWDVNKPPYEFKSIPLDTRETTWSNLDISPDGKTIIFDMLGDIYEMPVDGGEARAITSEIAWNTQPRFSPDGKSVVFVSDRDGADNIWIMDRNGGNLRQLTTEKENLVHAPNFSPDGQYLVARKGFMSGRSLPAGEIWMYHYGGGEGRQIKARIGGDIAQKNISDAVFSPDGRYIYYAIDTTPGTVWEYNKNSTQQIFAINRYDLQDGKEETFVSGPGGSIAPVPSPDGEMLAFIRRQDDQTSLFVKDLKSGLETPIYSGLERDLQETFGSHGNYVQYDWMPDSQSVIVWSGGKFLRINADGSSQDQGAREIVAHIKTDKKVADAVRFPVDVAPEQFDVKMIRWAQKSPNGEQIAFQALGKIYIQDVDSGERRRLTRQDEHFEFYPSWSRDGKQITYVTWDDEALGQVRVVSARNGRGDTITSEPGLYVEPSFSPDGETVAFRRFTGGYLLSPEYSLEPGIYLADADGDWQRRISKSGYEPHFGADSDRIYFSEYVYGDGGKRVFKSVDANGKDEREHLHGAEITSFRLSPDSRWVAFTQDFKAYAAPFMHTGKSESIGPNATAVKVTQVSARAGENLHWSADSQTLGWAHGPKLYERELKDAFDFIAGAPEQMPAPVSDGIDLSFKQPFANSNKLVALTGGTVVTMRDAETSQEVIDNGVVLFRGNRIVAVGAPSEVEIPAGTQRIDVTGKTVLPGLVDAHAHGAQGREEIIPQQNWNLYSSLAFGVTTIHDPSNDSSEIFSAAEMQKADIINGPRIFSTGTILYGAKGPGYRAKINSLEDAEFHVGRLKEMGAISVKSYNQPRREQRQQVLEAGRKLGMMVVPEGGGKYQHNMNMIVDGHTGVEHSLPIANIYSDVEQMWGQTSVGYTPTFVVAYGGLSGEYYWYDRTEVWKNERLTSFTPDFIVNPRSIRRPTAPDHHYNHVDVAHHAKQLRDKGVTVHIGAHGQREGLGAHWEMWMMEQGGFTPWEAFRAGTIDGARYLGMDQDLGSLEPGKLADIIVVDGNPLENLRLSEKVAYTVINGKVFDAATMNEVNGDERLAFFHERLPVSAMPTPTAEAIQEKQQRHHWVH, encoded by the coding sequence ATGATGATAAAAACCAAAGTCAGCAAACTCGCGCGCCTGATCGGCAGCGCGGGCTTCGCACTGACACTGCCCTTCGCCGCGCAGGCGGAAGACGCCAAGGAAGCGGACAAGTGGGACGTAAACAAGCCGCCCTACGAGTTCAAATCCATCCCCCTGGATACCCGGGAGACAACCTGGAGCAACCTGGATATCAGCCCCGATGGCAAAACCATCATTTTCGACATGCTGGGCGATATCTATGAAATGCCGGTGGACGGCGGCGAAGCCAGGGCGATTACCAGCGAGATCGCGTGGAACACCCAGCCGCGATTCAGCCCGGATGGCAAATCCGTTGTCTTCGTGAGCGACCGAGATGGCGCGGACAATATCTGGATTATGGACCGCAATGGCGGCAACCTGCGCCAATTGACCACCGAGAAGGAAAACCTGGTACACGCCCCCAATTTCAGCCCGGACGGCCAGTACCTGGTAGCGCGCAAAGGCTTTATGAGTGGCCGCAGCCTTCCCGCCGGGGAAATCTGGATGTACCACTACGGCGGCGGTGAAGGGCGCCAGATCAAGGCCCGCATCGGCGGCGACATTGCGCAGAAGAATATTTCCGACGCGGTCTTCTCCCCGGACGGTCGCTACATCTATTACGCCATCGACACTACTCCTGGCACGGTATGGGAGTACAACAAGAATTCCACCCAGCAGATCTTTGCGATCAACCGCTACGACCTGCAGGACGGCAAAGAAGAGACCTTCGTCTCTGGCCCCGGCGGCTCCATCGCCCCGGTACCTTCGCCGGACGGAGAGATGCTGGCCTTTATCCGCCGCCAGGACGACCAGACCTCGCTGTTCGTCAAGGATCTGAAAAGTGGCCTGGAAACACCGATCTATTCCGGACTCGAGCGGGACCTGCAGGAAACCTTCGGCTCCCACGGCAACTACGTACAGTACGACTGGATGCCGGACAGCCAATCGGTGATCGTGTGGAGCGGCGGCAAGTTCCTGCGCATCAATGCCGATGGCAGCAGCCAGGATCAGGGTGCGCGGGAAATTGTTGCCCATATCAAGACCGACAAGAAGGTGGCCGATGCGGTGCGCTTCCCGGTAGATGTGGCCCCGGAACAGTTCGATGTGAAGATGATCCGCTGGGCGCAAAAATCTCCGAATGGCGAGCAGATCGCATTCCAGGCCCTGGGCAAAATCTACATTCAGGACGTCGACAGCGGCGAACGTCGCCGACTGACCCGCCAGGACGAACACTTCGAGTTCTACCCGAGCTGGTCGCGCGATGGCAAGCAGATCACCTACGTCACCTGGGATGACGAAGCGCTTGGCCAGGTACGCGTGGTTTCCGCCCGCAACGGCCGCGGGGATACCATCACCAGCGAACCCGGCCTGTATGTAGAGCCCAGTTTCTCCCCGGACGGCGAGACCGTAGCCTTCCGCCGCTTCACCGGAGGTTACCTGCTGAGCCCGGAATATTCGCTCGAACCGGGCATCTATCTGGCAGACGCGGACGGCGACTGGCAGCGCCGTATCAGCAAGTCCGGTTATGAGCCGCACTTCGGCGCCGACAGTGACCGTATTTACTTTTCCGAGTACGTCTACGGTGACGGCGGCAAACGTGTATTCAAGAGTGTCGATGCCAACGGCAAAGACGAGCGCGAGCACCTGCATGGAGCGGAGATCACCTCGTTCCGCCTGTCCCCGGACAGCCGCTGGGTTGCATTTACCCAGGACTTCAAAGCCTACGCCGCACCGTTTATGCACACCGGCAAATCCGAATCCATCGGGCCCAACGCAACTGCGGTGAAGGTCACCCAGGTGTCTGCGCGCGCCGGCGAGAACCTGCACTGGTCCGCCGACAGCCAGACCCTTGGCTGGGCACATGGCCCGAAGCTGTATGAGCGTGAACTGAAAGACGCCTTCGATTTCATCGCCGGCGCCCCGGAACAGATGCCGGCACCGGTGAGCGACGGCATCGACCTCAGCTTCAAGCAGCCATTCGCCAACAGCAACAAGCTGGTCGCCCTCACCGGTGGTACCGTGGTCACCATGCGCGATGCGGAAACGTCACAGGAAGTCATCGACAATGGTGTGGTGCTATTCCGCGGCAACCGTATTGTCGCCGTGGGTGCGCCCAGTGAGGTGGAAATCCCGGCCGGTACGCAGCGTATCGACGTCACCGGCAAGACCGTCCTGCCGGGCCTGGTGGATGCTCACGCACACGGTGCACAGGGTCGCGAGGAAATCATCCCGCAACAGAACTGGAACCTGTATTCGAGCCTCGCGTTTGGCGTGACCACCATTCACGATCCATCCAACGACAGCAGCGAGATTTTTTCCGCGGCAGAAATGCAGAAGGCCGACATCATCAACGGCCCGCGCATCTTCTCCACCGGTACCATTCTGTACGGTGCCAAGGGACCCGGCTACCGCGCCAAGATCAACAGCCTCGAAGATGCGGAGTTCCACGTTGGCCGCCTGAAGGAGATGGGTGCCATTTCCGTGAAGAGCTACAACCAGCCCAGAAGGGAGCAGCGCCAGCAGGTATTGGAAGCCGGTCGCAAGCTCGGCATGATGGTGGTGCCGGAAGGCGGCGGCAAGTACCAGCACAACATGAACATGATTGTGGACGGCCACACCGGTGTCGAACACTCACTGCCCATCGCCAACATCTACTCCGATGTCGAGCAGATGTGGGGCCAGACCAGTGTCGGCTACACCCCGACCTTCGTGGTGGCCTACGGCGGCCTTTCCGGCGAGTACTACTGGTACGACCGCACCGAAGTGTGGAAAAACGAGCGCCTGACCAGCTTTACTCCGGACTTTATCGTCAATCCGCGCTCCATCCGTCGCCCCACCGCGCCGGATCATCACTACAACCACGTGGATGTGGCCCATCACGCCAAGCAATTGCGCGATAAAGGCGTCACCGTGCACATCGGTGCACACGGCCAGCGCGAGGGCCTCGGCGCCCACTGGGAAATGTGGATGATGGAGCAGGGCGGTTTCACTCCCTGGGAAGCTTTCCGCGCAGGCACCATCGACGGTGCCCGCTACCTGGGCATGGACCAGGACCTCGGCAGTCTTGAGCCGGGCAAGCTGGCAGACATCATCGTGGTGGACGGCAACCCGCTGGAGAACCTGCGTCTGTCCGAGAAGGTGGCGTACACGGTGATCAACGGCAAGGTGTTCGATGCGGCCACCATGAACGAGGTGAACGGCGACGAGCGACTGGCATTCTTCCATGAACGCCTGCCGGTCAGCGCCATGCCCACACCCACCGCCGAAGCCATTCAGGAGAAACAGCAGCGTCACCACTGGGTGCACTGA